In one window of Clavelina lepadiformis chromosome 4, kaClaLepa1.1, whole genome shotgun sequence DNA:
- the LOC143451777 gene encoding uncharacterized protein LOC143451777, protein MTSQSASPGKIRLFAASEILCNVKGSLLGRGGFGTVRLGHHQVLGRLAVKCQPMQGSITEMKEAKQGLLKEVKMILLAAHKHVIRIEGLIDEEDWVGVVMEHMLAGSLNDLIFNQNIETIPYPLLLRMSYETADAITYLHKMLKDLRIAHGDLKPQNILLNSDLHCKVADFGGAALSHHTRTATARPDITGEGSQHTLLFSAPERLDPDCDRLTTSMDVYSVGVIFYMMIVRKYPTIANEILFRMTGKFQGVFLQQKLIDEIKNGLKRRKDEQGVRIISLMESIMTKCVDNDPSNRQAMIEIRDQLQELLETIKPTTIMFHAASVAEQVTIRDDALDQVASKPISHVIFGTGQSSLGATVSETSPKQKRASENDSGLAPSTNSTLDNGRNVGKELDKLTIKESPQKKSNPSDVAERRRIWIEALKSQLVHFEKLQLIDWYDVKEFLFLDENFKDFHRGTERSTKASTFEVVTEMPLVLRRQFRAISALVMALLTAACDGILTPVFCMSSFLFVWRRSSRSPESHSKMQLDMN, encoded by the exons atgacgtcacaatcg GCAAGCCCCGGCAAAATCAGATTATTCGCTGCATCTGAAATCTTATGCAACGTCAAGGGAAGCTTGCTTGGTCGCGGAGGGTTTGGTACTGTCCGGTTAGGACATCACCAGGTGTTGGGCAGACTGGCTGTGAAATGTCAGCCCATGCAAGGATCTATTACTGAGATGAAAGAGGCAAAGCAAGG ATTGTTGAAGGAGgttaaaatgattttgctGGCTGCTCACAAGCACGTCATCCGCATCGAGGGATTGATTGATGAGGAGGACTGGGTTGGAGTTGTCATGGAGCACATGTTAGCTGGATCACTTAACGATCTGATATTCAACCAAAATATCGAGACTATTCCTTATCCTCTTCTGCTCCGGATGTCATACGAGACCGCTGATGCCATCACTTACCTCCACAAGATGCTCAAGGATCTCAGGATTGCCCATGGAGACTTGAAGCCCCAGAACATTCTACTTAATTCGGACCTTCATTGTAAAGTGGCAGACTTCGGTGGAGCCGCTTTATCTCATCACACCAGAACAGCTACAGCGAGACCAGATATAACAGGAGAAGGGAGCCAGCACACTCTTCTGTTTTCTGCTCCGGAGAGATTGGATCCAGACTGCGACAGGCTCACAACATCCATGGATGTCTACAGTGTTGGTGTGATCTTTTACATGATGATTGTTAGGAAGTATCCTACAATTGCAAACGAAATCCTCTTCAGGATGACGGGAAAGTTTCAAGGCGTGTTCCTTCAACAGAAACTAATCGATGAGATCAAAAATGGACTGAAACGAAGGAAAGATGAACAAGGTGTTAGGATCATCTCTCTCATGGAGAGCATCATGACCAAATGTGTAGACAATGATCCTTCCAATCGACAAGCAATGATCGAGATACGTGACCAACTCCAAGAGCTACTGGAAACCATCAAACCAACCACCATAATGTTCCATGCCGCCAGTGTGGCCGAACAAGTTACCATCAGAGATGACGCACTTGATCAAGTGGCAAGCAAACCAATCAGTCACGTGATATTTGGAACAGGGC AATCTTCTCTGGGAGCAACAGTTTCAGAAACCTCTCCTAAACAGAAAAGAGCAAGTGAAAATGATTCAG GTCTTGCTCCCTCCACAAACTCAACACTAGATAACGGACGAAACGTTGGAAAAGAATTGGACAAACTGACCATAAAAGAATCTCCTCAAAAGAAATCAAATCCATCCG ATGTTGCTGAGAGGAGGAGAATTTGGATAGAAGCACTAAAGTCGCAGCTGGTACATTTTGAGAAACTGCAGCTCATCGATTGGTatg ATGTCAAAGAATTCCTCTTTCTGGATGAGAACTTCAAAGACTTTCATCGCGGAACTGAAAGATCGACGAAAGCTTCCACCTTTGAAGTCGTGACAGAGATGCCTCTGGTTTTGCGACGACAATTCCGGGCCATCTCGGCGTTGGTGATGGCTTTGCTGACGGCCGCTTGCGATGGCATCCTCACCCCAGTCTTCTGCATGAGCTCATTTCTCTTCGTTTGGCGAAGAAGTTCGAGGTCGCCGGAATCCCATTCGAAGATGCAGCTCGACATGAACTAA
- the LOC143452376 gene encoding 5-oxoprolinase-like has translation MLPGDFARCSGTHNLHGNLADLRTLVAANQKGIHLVQVLISSYELEVVQAYMAHIQHHAEVAVRNLLRDVCMTTDGVLRESDKMDDGSVINLRVEVDSKEGSATFDFEGTFPMVINKLNAPRAISKSAIIYSLRCMVGYDIPLNLGYLAPIHVNIPKWSLLDPDDDAAVVGGNVLTSQRIVDVIIKAFKACAASQGCMNRPLVMRALVITKQSLVELKRDQPGTVAVGFTIT, from the exons ATGCTCCCCGGCGATTTTGCACGTTGCAGCGGGACCCACAATCTCCATGGTAACCTGGCCGACTTGAGAACGCTAGTTGCCGCTAACCAGAAG GGGATCCACCTGGTCCAGGTGCTTATATCGAGTTACGAGTTGGAAGTGGTCCAAGCTTACATGGCACACATCCAACACCACGCCGAGGTCGCGGTCAGAAATCTGCTGCGCGACGTCTGCATGACAACGGACGGCGTACTTCGCGAGTCGGACAAGATGGACGACGGATCGGTGATCAACCTCCGCGTCGAGGTCGACTCGAAGGAGGGCAGCGCGACGTTCGATTTCGAGGGGACTTTCCCTATGGTGATAAACAAGTTGAACGCGCCGAGAGCGATCAGCAAGTCTGCCATCATCTACTCCCTCAGGTGCATGGTGGGCTACGACATCCCGCTTAACCTGGGCTACCTCGCCCCTATTCACGTCAACATACCCAAGTGGTCTCTACTCGACCCCGATGATGACGCAGCCGTCGTCGGTGGCAACGTGCTGACGTCACAGAGGAtcgttgacgtcataattaaggCGTTTAAAGCGTGTGCGGCGTCGCAGGGTTGCATGAACAGACCTTTAGTCATGAGAGCATTGGTTATTACGAAACAGTCGCTGGTGGAGCTGAAGCG GGACCAACCTGGCACGGTCGCAGTGGGGTTCACAATCACATGA